The genomic interval CCGTCGTTCAGCTGGCGGATCATGTTGTCGGACTGAAGCGCGGCGACGACGGGCAGACCGGTGACCTCGAAACTCACTCGCGGGAAGGACTGGCGCAGCGTGTCCAGGTCTTCATCGAGCGCGCGGACGATCGGAAGCGTGTCGGACGCGTCGAGATTGACGATCCGCCCCGTGACCAGGGCGGCGTTCTGCTCCGGATTGATGAAGCGGCTGGTGAGATGCTCGGGCAGCATCTCGATATAGGGCCGGAGATACTGGCGGGCGTCCTCGCCGCTGCGCACGAGCCATCGATTCAAGGTATCCAGCGACCAGACATTGCCGACCCTTGATCCGTTTTCCATCACGCGGTGCGCCGCGGCGATGGCACCGAGCACCTCGTTGTCGAACAGCCGCTTGCCATTCTCCCAGCGCACCATGATGTGGACGGGTTGCGCCCCCGTCAGCTTCTGGTCGAGCCGCTCGGCGCCGGCCATCGCTTCCTTGTCCTGCGGGATCTGGTCGCTGAGGCGGTAGCGCGGCTCGAGCTGCAGGTGTGTGGCCAGAAGCGCGACCAGGAGGACGCTGGCCATGGCCGTGAGCTTCACGTGGTGCGGCTCGACCCGCCGTGACAGCCAGAGGCAGAAGCGGTCGACGCGGTGCATCATGCCGAGCCGGCTCACATCTGTCTGGCGGAAGCGTTCCTCGTTGCCGATCAGCAGATAGCTGAGCGACGGCACAACCGCCATAACGACGAAGAAGGCCGACAAAGTCCCCATCGCGGCCGAAACGCCGAAGGTCTGGATGACCGCAGAGTCCGCATAAGTCAGGCTGAGCATCGCCACCGCGGTGGTGATTGAGGTCAGCGCGCAGGCGGGCCCCACTGTCAGCACGGCGTGGCGGATCGCGCCGTATTTGCTGTCGCCGTTGTCCAACCGTCTTCGGACTGAAAAGATCATGTGCATCGCGTCCGAAAACGCGATCACCATGACCAGCGGCGGGATCGTGTTTATGAGACTGTCGAGGTCGATCTGTAGGTGGCCGATGATGCCTAAGGTGACGACCGAGGCGATGATCGGACACAGTGTGGCGATCAGGATCAGCGTCGCGCGCTGGAAAAACAGGATTGCGATCAGCATTCCCAGCAGTACGCCGCCGGAATTGAACAGCAGCCGGTCGGATTCGATCGCCGAGCGCAAGTCGGCCTGCATGACCGGAACGCCCGCCATCGTGACCTGGAGACCGGTCCCGCTCAGGCTTTCGTTGGCGAGCGTCTTGATCTCGTTGACGGCCGCATTGAGCCCGTCCCCGGCGACGGCCGCT from Dichotomicrobium thermohalophilum carries:
- a CDS encoding efflux RND transporter permease subunit gives rise to the protein MGQHGFGLERFGLVTLARPRVTALALVLVTAFCALGVWRIEATGVLSDFFRGDNKDYRLYQQMSERFPTSEFDVFVIVEGQDLITPDRLEDLRMLHLELQFVEAVNGVLSIFSMRQAPDAEGYPPPMFPANMPRGEAFDALQEKVTTHPLLDGKLLTTPDNQAPLTILIVSLDKAAVAGDGLNAAVNEIKTLANESLSGTGLQVTMAGVPVMQADLRSAIESDRLLFNSGGVLLGMLIAILFFQRATLILIATLCPIIASVVTLGIIGHLQIDLDSLINTIPPLVMVIAFSDAMHMIFSVRRRLDNGDSKYGAIRHAVLTVGPACALTSITTAVAMLSLTYADSAVIQTFGVSAAMGTLSAFFVVMAVVPSLSYLLIGNEERFRQTDVSRLGMMHRVDRFCLWLSRRVEPHHVKLTAMASVLLVALLATHLQLEPRYRLSDQIPQDKEAMAGAERLDQKLTGAQPVHIMVRWENGKRLFDNEVLGAIAAAHRVMENGSRVGNVWSLDTLNRWLVRSGEDARQYLRPYIEMLPEHLTSRFINPEQNAALVTGRIVNLDASDTLPIVRALDEDLDTLRQSFPRVSFEVTGLPVVAALQSDNMIRQLNDGLLIAIVLVVIMIGLAFRSMSIAAISIAPNLFPLVATGAVLYAFGGGLEYSSVIAFTVAFGLAVDDTIHFLNRLAVEESRTNSAEKAVRQTLFVVGPVLVLTTIVLVLGLAVTVFSAVPPTQLFGRLAMTMLVAALIADLLFLPAIILTLRKLRPVGRRVEDDDVVPL